In Epinephelus lanceolatus isolate andai-2023 chromosome 13, ASM4190304v1, whole genome shotgun sequence, the following are encoded in one genomic region:
- the ylpm1 gene encoding uncharacterized protein ylpm1 isoform X5, whose product MFPSWGGYGAPPSQNFGGPGPRKQPGGGHAGPTTGFGGFDAPSSGGSMFSSLQEQHLQQMQQLQMLHQKQLQSVLQHGSNDNAYGGGHPGGYSGPSWHPDGGAGPPPYYMQDETPAQLNRGPPAPPAGHPQPPPLPPQPQPSDPQPLPPPPEPPTSKPPENNSAPKAKEVIKKDPPTVEEDNSLPLQEQQQLWYKQHLQNLQKLKQEKAKQNQKDNDGPVPPPLQSQAVPPLPPSEPPKGAPPPPPPKEEPPAPPPPPEDTKPEVPQDPEEAARLQQLQAAAAQWQKVQQQRAGLQYQALMQQHEKLQQILEKYQQLIQQPTNLQSMSPEMQLRHYEMQQQQFTPLFGDWDRSFALWYEQFQTYPHKDQLQDYERQWKQWQEQMNATNAHLQERVATLTAMVPFASSQYSSGMMGQFGQYPGQDMHMQQQSASLGVQHSPVGVGPNAQGPRSAGFGPHSEPPAGPPVRGVGPAAMGVRPPVPPTIQPPSVNSIRGPRPAGPTGNNAGFDGPPRFDQPQQRFDAPPRFDQPQQRFDAPPRFDQPQSRFEGPPRFDQPQQRFDGPPRFDQQQQRFDGPPKFNQPQQRFDGPPRFDQPRHRFDGPPRFDQPRQRFDGPPRFDQPRFGGQPRFEQPQRLPVPQPLTERPPVPQQKQQQGPQPKAQLAPKPPASMDSKTPGKAAGPPQSEKEKVKSESGGKASADDLTDDNLLGAEGFFVQDDPIPQTLQTKPEESDDKNASINTEKPKPGTDKPPVTAPSTVVSKNTAPQNSHKPEGPLTNNKPQLLPKPPGIQQDPQDSVHMQSRPDPTRPPPGRGRGQPPVPVQMPGRGRGQRGCEEFRGPNTMPNTMPHEEDMEEMSYDYMPPEENLEMQEEEEDYHWHDPSYEECGDEESEVPPEEMWTSDGHHYSTEEEYYEEPIGGPPMGRVGPPMMRGGPHMGRGGPPMGRGGPPMGRGGPPMGRGGPPMGRGGPPMGRGGPPMGRGGPPMGRGGPPMGRGGPPMGRGGPPMGRGGPPMGRGGPPMGRGGPPMGRGGPPMGRGGPPMGRGGPPMGRGEPVEIHWEEPESAEYSEEGDPYWGEGRPPMRGMRPPFPPGRGRPPPGHPGFMHPGRGRPPHPAHGPMDHESLGHGMEMDDTEMDPEGYHGHDPHSHPMHPDAGRGRRRVPPPHEMMDPMEEPLYDEGMERELEWQPPHGRGRPLAPHEMMDSGGMRRRPMGRGMARGMWRPGPTHEEYEERHSEGFVADYGHGEEGYRWRPPRDYPPDDYRHEGKYYESEWDSERPPPERDYPPRMPPPEPYRDGHWPEERERGRPYPYDEHDRERGELRICEYRDEPPYRQEEPPYPPPAPPSEWDRPSRIPLPPERGYSADYEDRRAHYDERKEEPPLDIRTPLPPAVPVTNPPESSVDPTSQGPSGNVLALSQRQHEIILKAAQELKLIRELQEGKTPGAEPQSAPPDILSELPAGLLGLEIPPDVRNVLKGIGTTAQTAVTEPVSWDPKPAATDYQPSLSVSTTPLIPKTVDYGHGHEPGATVERISYGERIILRPDPVTSDRGYEKEPLRDPYGRDPYYERRSDPYLDRRDYSRERELYREKPPEYERERERYERERYPPRDRDDSTQSMVEERSPLVPSSRSGYRDRERELRERDRSGSRDRDEHYGRPGYDRPPYERSGLDRGVPERYGHSSSPYIDRRSYQDDRGPPPAPALPPPPQPPPRVEKKPEIKNIDDILKPPGRSSRPERIVIIMRGLPGSGKSHVAKLIRDKEVDCGGAPPRVLVLDDYFMTEVEKTEKDPDTGKRVKTKVLEYEYEPEMEDTYRSSMLKTFKKTLDDGFFPFIILDTINDRVKHFDQFWSAAKTKGFEVYLAEITADTQTCAKRNVHGRTQKDITRMANNWEPSPRHMVRLDVRSLLQDAAIEEVEMEDFNPDDEPQEQKREEEEESDMGYIPKSKWEMDTSEAKLDKLDGLGSGGKRKREDMADLEDYLQLPDDYATRLSQPGKKRVRWADLEEQKEADRKRAIGFVVGQTDWERITDESGQLAQRALNRTKYF is encoded by the exons ATGTTTCCCTCCTGGGGAGGCTATGGGGCACCCCCGTCACAAAACTTTGGAGGGCCTGGGCCCCGGAAGCAACCTGGCGGCGGCCACGCAGGACCGACAACGGGTTTCGGCGGCTTCGATGCCCCCTCCTCCGGCGGCTCCATGTTCTCCAGCCTCCAAGAGCAACACCTCCAGCagatgcagcagctgcagatgCTGCACCAGAAACAGCTCCAGTCTGTGTTACAGCACGGCAGCAATGATAATGCGTACGGTGGTGGACACCCGGGCGGATATTCAGGACCATCTTGGCATCCAGACGGCGGTGCTGGACCTCCGCCGTACTATATGCAGGACGAGACACCTGCTCAGCTGAACAGAGGTCCCCCTGCACCTCCGGCGGGACACCCACAgcctcctcccctcccaccGCAACCGCAGCCCAGCGATCCTCAGCCGCTTCCTCCCCCTCCAGAACCCCCGACATCCAAACCACCGGAGAACAACAGTGCTCCCAAAGCCAAAGAGGTCATCAAGAAAGATCCACCCACAGTAGAGGAAGACAACTCCTTACCTTTGCAG GAGCAACAGCAACTTTGGTACAAACAACATCTTCAAAATCTACAGAAGTTAAAACAAGAGAAGGCCAAACAGAATCAGAAAGACAATGATGGTCCTGTGCCACCACCCCTTCAAAGCCAAGCTgtgcctcctctccctccatcagAACCGCCAAAAGGTGcacctcctccaccccctccGAAAGAGGAGCCCCCagcaccacctccacctcctgaggATACAAAG CCCGAGGTCCCACAAGACCCAGAGGAGGCTGCCCGCCTGCAGCAGTTGcaggctgcagcagcacagtggCAGAAGgtacagcagcagagagcaggCTTACAGTACCAGGCTCTTATGCAACAACACGAAAAGCTTCAGCAGATCCTGGAAAAGTACCAACAGCTGATTCAGCAACCTACAAACTTACAG TCAATGTCTCCTGAAATGCAGCTGAGGCACTATGAaatgcaacagcagcagttcaCCCCTTTATTCGGGGACTGGGATCGCTCCTTCGCCCTGTGGTACGAGCAGTTCCAGACCTATCCCCACAAAGACCAACTGCAGGACTATGAGCGCCAGTGGAAGCAGTGGCAGGAGCAGATGAACGCGACCAATGCCCACCTTCAAGAGAGGGTGGCCACCCTCACTGCCATGGTGCCATTCGCCTCAAGCCAGTATAGTAGCGGGATGATGGGACAGTTTGGCCAGTACCCTGGACAAGACATGCATATGCAGCAGCAGTCAGCAAGCCTGGGTGTACAGCATTCCCCAGTTGGTGTTGGTCCCAACGCTCAAGGTCCACGGTCTGCTGGCTTTGGGCCACATTCAGAACCACCTGCTGGTCCTCCTGTGAGAGGAGTGGGCCCTGCAGCCATGGGAGTCAGACCTCCAGTGCCCCCCACCATTCAGCCACCAAGCGTCAACAGCATCAGAGGTCCACG TCCTGCTGGTCCCACCGGAAACAATGCTGGTTTTGATGGTCCTCCAAGATTTGACCAGCCACAGCAGCGCTTTGATGCTCCCCCAAGGTTTGACCAGCCACAGCAGCGCTTTGATGCTCCCCCAAGGTTTGACCAACCACAGAGCCGCTTTGAAGGTCCCCCAAGGTTTGATCAACCACAGCAGCGCTTTGATGGGCCCCCAAGGTTTGATCAACAACAGCAGCGCTTTGATGGGCCCCCGAAGTTCAACCAACCACAGCAGCGCTTTGATGGCCCCCCTCGATTTGACCAACCAAGGCACCGCTTTGATGGTCCCCCCAGGTTTGACCAACCACGGCAGCGCTTTGATGGTCCCCCCAGATTTGACCAACCTCGATTTGGGGGGCAGCCCAGGTTTGAACAGCCCCAAAGGCTCCCTGTCCCCCAGCCCCTAACTGAACGCCCACCTGTGCCTcagcaaaaacaacagcaaGGTCCCCAGCCTAAGGCACAACTTGCCCCTAAACCACCAGCCAGTATGGATTCTAAGACTCCTGGAAAGGCAGCGGGGCCGCCACagtctgaaaaagaaaaagtcaaatcAGAATCAGGTGGTAAGGCCAGTGCTGATGACTTGACAGATGACAACTTGCTTGGAGCTGAAGGCTTTTTTGTCCAAGATGACCCTATTCCTCAGACATTACAAACAAAACCTGAGGAATCAGATGACAAAAATGCTTCTATCAATACTGAAAAACCAAAACCTGGTACAGACAAGCCTCCTGTAACTGCTCCTTCTACTGTAGTATCAAAAAATACTGCTCCACAAAATTCCCACAAACCAGAGGGACcattaacaaacaacaaaccccAATTGCTTCCAAAGCCCCCTGGAATCCAACAGGACCCACAAGATTCTGTCCATATGCAGTCAAGGCCAGATCCTACAAGGCCTCCTCCTGGAAGGGGACGAGGCCAGCCCCCAGTGCCTGTCCAAATGCCTGGACGAGGACGTGGGCAAAGGGGCTGTGAAGAGTTTAGGGGGCCGAATACTATGCCGAATACTATGCCACATGAGGAGGATATGGAAGAAATGTCTTATGACTACATGCCACCCGAGGAGAACTTGGAgatgcaggaagaggaggaggactaTCACTGGCACGATCCTTCATACGAGGAGTGCGGTGATGAGGAATCGGAGGTGCCCCCTGAAGAAATGTGGACATCAGATGGACATCACTACTCGACAGAGGAAGAGTATTATGAAGAACCAATCGGAGGACCTCCTATGGGGAGAGTAGGGCCCCCAATGATGAGAGGAGGGCCCCATATGGGAAGGGGAGGCCCACCTATGGGCAGAGGTGGTCCTCCTATGGGTAGAGGCGGACCCCCTATGGGTAGAGGCGGACCCCCTATGGGTAGAGGCGGACCCCCTATGGGTAGAGGTGGGCCACCTATGGGTAGAGGAGGGCCACCAATGGGTAGAGGGGGTCCACCAATGGGTAGAGGGGGACCTCCAATGGGTAGAGGGGGACCTCCAATGGGAAGAGGGGGGCCCCCCATGGGTAGGGGAGGACCCCCAATGGGAAGAGGAGGACCACCCATGGGTAGAGGAGGACCACCTATGGGTAGAGGAGGACCACCTATGGGAAGAGGAGGACCACCTATGGGAAGAGGAGAGCCAGTGGAGATACACTGGGAAGAACCTGAGTCAGCAGAATACTCAGAGGAAGGGGATCCTTACTGGGGAGAAGGGAGACCTCCAATGAGAGGCATGAGACCCCCATTTCCACCCGGCAGGGGTCGTCCTCCACCTGGACATCCTGGTTTCATGCACCCAGGAAGAGGACGCCCTCCTCACCCAGCACATGGGCCAATGGATCACGAGTCATTAGGTCATGGAATGGAAATGGATGATACTGAAATGGATCCAGAAGGGTACCATGGACATGACCCTCATAGCCATCCGATGCATCCTGATGCAGGAAGAGGCAGGCGTCGTGTACCACCGCCTCACGAAATGATGGATCCTATGGAGGAGCCATTGTACGATGAAGGCATGGAGAGAGAATTAGAGTGGCAGCCGCCACATGGCAGAGGCCGTCCTCTGGCTCCACATGAGATGATGGATTCCGGAGGAATGAGGAGGAGACCTATGGGTCGAGGGATGGCAAGAGGCATGTGGCGGCCAGGTCCAACACATGAGGAATATGAAGAAAGACATAGTGAGGGTTTTGTAGCGGACTATGGTCATGGAGAAGAGGGGTATCGCTGGCGGCCACCAAGAGACTATCCTCCTGATGACTATCGGCATGAGGGCAAGTACTATGAGTCTGAATGGGACAGTGAGCGTCCTCCTCCTGAGAGGGACTATCCCCCTCGCATGCCGCCACCTGAGCCCTACAGAGATGGCCATTGGCCAGAGGAAAGAGAACGAGGTCGCCCATATCCTTATGATGAACATGACAGGGAAAGAGGGGAACTTAGAATTTGTGAGTATAGGGATGAGCCACCGTACCGACAAGAAGAACCACCATACCCACCACCAGCACCGCCTTCAGAATGGGATAGGCCTTCAAGAATTCCTCTACCACCAGAGAGAGGGTATTCTGCTGACTATGAGGATCGCAGAGCTCACTATGATGAGCGTAAAGAAGAGCCTCCTTTGGATATACGGACACCTTTACCTCCCGCTGTACCTGTCACAAATCCTCCAGAGAGCTCCGTTGATCCAACATCTCAAGGACCAAGTGGAAATGTACTTGCTCTGTCCCAGCGTCAGCATGAGATCATCTTGAAGGCTGCTCAAGAGTTGAAACTTATAAG GGAATTGCAGGAGGGGAAGACACCTGGTGCTGAACCTCAGTCTGCACCACCTGACATCCTGTCTGAGCTTCCTGCTGGTCTTCTTGGTTTGGAGATCCCACCAGATGTCAGGAATGTTTTGAAG GGAATCGGTACTACTGCTCAGACAGCTGTAACTGAACCTGTGTCCTGGGATCCTAAACCTGCTGCAACAGATTATCAGCCATCTCTCTCTGTATCCACAACTCCACTGATTCCAAAGACTGTGGATTATGGGCATGGGCACG AGCCCGGAGCCACTGTTGAGCGAATCTCTTATGGTGAGAGAATTATATTGAGGCCTGACCCTGTGACATCAGACAGGGGCTATGAGAAAG AACCTCTCAGAGATCCTTATGGCAGAGACCCTTATTACGAAAGACGATCGGACCCCTATTTGGACCGCCGGGAttacagcagagagagggaATTATACAGAGAGAAGCCACCTGAatatgaaagagaaagagaaagatatGAGAGGGAACGCTATCCCCCACGAGACAGAGATGACAG CACACAGTCCATGGTTGAAGAAAG ATCTCCGCTGGTACCTTCTTCACGCTCAGGATACAGGGACCGAGAGCGGGAACTTCGGGAGAGGGACCGAAGTGGGAGTCGTGATCGTGACGAACATTATGGAAGGCCTGGCTATGACAGACCTCCATACGAGCGCAGCGGACTCGACCGCGGTGTGCCTGAGCGTTACGGCCATAGCTCCTCACCTTACA TAGACAGGAGAAGTTACCAAGACGACAGAGGGCCTCCCCCTGCACCTGCCcttccgcctccacctcagccGCCTCCACGAGTCGAGAAGAAACCAGAAATCAAGAATATTGACGATATCCTCAAACCACCTGGCAGATCATCTCGACCTGAAAGG ATTGTCATCATCATGAGAGGCCTTCCAGGAAGTGGAAAAAGCCATGTTGCAAAGCTCATACGG GATAAGGAAGTTGATTGTGGCGGCGCACCTCCAAGAGTTCTTGTTTTGGACGACTATTTCATGACGGAGGTTGAGAAAACTGAGAAAGACCCAGACACGGGAAAAAGGGTCAAAACCAAG GTTCTTGAGTACGAGTACGAGCCGGAGATGGAGGACACGTACCGGAGCAGCATGCTGAAAACGTTCAAGAAAACTCTGGATGACGGCTTTTTCCCCTTTATCATTTTGGACACTATTAATGACAGGGTTAAACATTTTGATCAGTTCTGGAGCGCAGCTAAAACAAAAGGTTTTGAG GTGTACCTCGCTGAAATCAccgcagacacacagacttgtGCGAAGAGAAACGTCCATGGGCGCACACAAAAGGATATAACGAGG ATGGCCAACAACTGGGAGCCTTCGCCACGTCATATGGTGCGCTTGGACGTCCGGTCGCTGCTTCAGGATGCTGCTATAGAGGAG GTTGAAATGGAGGACTTTAATCCCGATGATGAGCCCCAGgagcagaagagagaggaggaagaagagagtgATATG GGCTACATTCCAAAAAGCAAATGGGAGATGGACACGTCTGAGGCAAAACTTG